A stretch of the Desulfobulbaceae bacterium genome encodes the following:
- a CDS encoding DNA-directed RNA polymerase subunit beta: EVLVTKGDIIHRDKVLQMRLNAIRKISFAESVTYKGEIDLIYERYESQAKVVKKRYEARIERLRKGDDLPPGVIKMVKIYVAKKRKLSVGDKMAGRHGNKGVVSRILPEEDMPYFADGTPVDIVLNPLGVPSRMHFGEVLKTHLGLAAKKLGEQLFEFGQRQEVTAVKDKLQKIYSEDEYKQLTDGLSDQDILDMTVKMKKGLHMATPVFDGAQETEIRSLLVESGMSEVGQSYLYDGLTGEQFDNPITVGTMYIIKLHHLVDDKIHARSTGPYSLVTQQPLGGKAQFGGQRLGEMEVWAMEAYGAAYTLQEFLTVKSDDVGGRTKMYEKIVKGNNFLEAGLPESFYVLVKELQGLCLDMELLDE, encoded by the coding sequence CAGAAGTACTAGTTACTAAGGGTGATATTATTCATCGTGACAAGGTGTTGCAGATGCGATTGAATGCGATCCGCAAGATTTCTTTTGCCGAAAGCGTCACCTATAAGGGTGAGATTGATCTCATTTACGAGCGCTACGAGAGCCAGGCTAAGGTAGTGAAAAAACGATATGAGGCCCGGATTGAACGCTTGCGCAAGGGCGACGATCTGCCACCTGGCGTTATCAAGATGGTCAAGATATATGTTGCCAAAAAGCGTAAGCTGTCAGTTGGTGATAAAATGGCCGGTCGCCATGGTAATAAGGGTGTTGTTTCCAGAATCTTACCGGAAGAGGATATGCCGTACTTTGCTGATGGCACACCAGTTGATATTGTTCTAAATCCTCTCGGTGTACCATCTCGTATGCACTTTGGTGAGGTGCTTAAAACTCATTTGGGCTTGGCTGCAAAGAAACTTGGTGAACAGCTATTTGAGTTCGGTCAGCGACAAGAGGTCACTGCTGTTAAGGACAAACTCCAGAAGATCTACTCGGAGGATGAATATAAACAGTTGACTGACGGACTGAGCGACCAGGACATTTTAGACATGACCGTGAAGATGAAGAAGGGATTGCACATGGCAACACCCGTCTTCGATGGCGCTCAGGAGACAGAGATACGATCCCTTCTGGTCGAGTCAGGAATGAGTGAGGTCGGTCAGAGTTACTTATATGATGGTTTGACAGGGGAGCAGTTCGATAACCCAATCACCGTCGGGACAATGTATATCATTAAATTACATCACTTAGTCGATGATAAAATTCATGCGAGATCGACAGGTCCATATTCACTTGTTACCCAACAACCTCTTGGAGGTAAAGCGCAGTTCGGTGGGCAGCGTTTGGGGGAAATGGAAGTGTGGGCAATGGAAGCCTATGGCGCTGCATATACCCTGCAGGAATTCTTGACGGTAAAGTCAGATGACGTTGGCGGACGGACCAAGATGTATGAAAAAATAGTTAAGGGCAATAACTTCCTTGAGGCAGGGTTACCTGAATCGTTCTATGTTTTGGTTAAGGAACTTCAGGGACTCTGTCTTGATATGGAGTTGCTGGACGAGTGA